GGGCGAAGGGGGAATGGTTCTGACCGACCGGGAAGACATCGCCGTGCGGGCCCGTGTGTACGGAAATCACGGCCGTCAACGCGATCAAGGCGGGTTAGCCATCTCCGTGGGGCACAACTATCGAATGAGTGAGTTTCATGCCGCGCTCGGTCTCTGGGCGCTCGAGCGCCTTGGGGAGGCGATCGATCGGCGAAAACGGGCGGCCCGCCGTTATGACGACGCGCTCCGGTCGATGGAGGGCGTCACGATAATCCTGGAGCCGGGACGGGCGGAATGGAATCGTCAAAGCTATCCGGTCCGAATCCAGGGGGAACGGCGCGAGCGGATCGCCAACGAACTTCGGAAAAAAGGGATCGAAACCAG
This genomic interval from Bdellovibrionota bacterium contains the following:
- a CDS encoding DegT/DnrJ/EryC1/StrS family aminotransferase → GEGGMVLTDREDIAVRARVYGNHGRQRDQGGLAISVGHNYRMSEFHAALGLWALERLGEAIDRRKRAARRYDDALRSMEGVTIILEPGRAEWNRQSYPVRIQGERRERIANELRKKGIETSPGPLPAHIHPYIVASLHPPRLSETESAYEGTLLLPMYAALTENDQSQVIGALQNALASCR